A single region of the Kiloniellales bacterium genome encodes:
- a CDS encoding TerB family tellurite resistance protein, translated as MVLELLREGLKKRSARQRDRRFLEATMATSALVAYADGEVSFTERMRLDQILEQLRQLRAFDVHDAINHFNKVIEDLKSEPEEGHARAMDAVEAFAGDAASARLIVRIACHLCVADGVFTEGEQEQVAELCLQLDISPEDCDLDEIIRASREDP; from the coding sequence ATGGTGCTCGAATTGCTCCGCGAAGGATTGAAGAAGCGCTCGGCGCGCCAGCGCGACCGTCGCTTCCTGGAGGCGACCATGGCGACCAGCGCGCTGGTCGCCTATGCCGACGGCGAGGTCTCCTTCACCGAGCGCATGCGGCTCGACCAGATCCTGGAGCAGCTGCGCCAGCTGCGGGCCTTCGACGTGCACGATGCGATCAACCACTTCAACAAGGTGATCGAAGACCTGAAGAGCGAGCCCGAAGAGGGCCACGCGCGGGCGATGGACGCCGTCGAAGCCTTTGCCGGCGACGCGGCCTCGGCGCGGCTGATAGTGCGGATTGCCTGCCACCTCTGCGTGGCCGACGGCGTCTTCACCGAGGGCGAACAGGAGCAGGTCGCCGAGCTCTGCCTGCAGCTCGACATCAGCCCGGAAGACTGCGACCTCGACGAGATCATCCGAGCCAGCAGGGAAGATCCCTAG